CTATTTAGATAGGGTATTTAGGTTAGTGGATGTCGACGTGATAAAGTGTGGCCGGCATAATCCGGTTCCATCCGGTTCCGGCTTTTTTCGTTATGGACAAGTTTGTTTACGGAAAAGGACCGAACGCTTGCTCTTTCCCTTCCTTTAGAGAAATTCGTCCTTTGCAAGAGTCTGAAATCGCACGGTGAGTAGATATGTAAGTAGGCGAGGCAGGTAGGTAAGGTGCGTAGGTAAGTTGACAGAAGAGGAGAGGCCTGCCTTTTCCCTTCCATTAATTAAACGCTTCCGTAGCAGGCGCCGAAGCCCTACTAGAGGCGCtcattaatttttatttaatttttttccCGCCAATATATCGTCGTTTAGAAACAAACGTAAGCACCCAACCTGCTCCACATAGATCTAGACATTGAATCCGATAAGCTGAAAATTATTTTCTTCGTATTTAGTTTAGGccttaccggcctcggtggctttGTTGGTAGCGGTGCTCGCCTACTCATTCCAGGGTTGCGGGTTTGAACCCGGCCATGAACGTCAGAAAcctggtggcagggtacaagttgctttgacacgccgtcttccgcgagggacgttaaatacggtatGCTGTGTGTTGAGGGTTCAGCGCACGCCCCAGGTGGGCATGAGTCGTCATGAGCATGAGTTGGTCATGAGTCGCGTCATGGTTATGAGTCGTCGCTCATGaccacagttgtctcgcgacgtaaagccatgAATTATGGCTTTCGCTGGTGCCGCCTTAGGTGCTGCCCTTTGTGTGTCGTGTGACTGCTTCTGCTGCCGCAGGGTCCTGTCCCCTCTACAGGTCCGCCACCGACCGTTATAAGAGTAAAGGTTTTTGCATTCAACCTAACTTGCCTCGGTCTCACGCTAGCCTCTGTCCGATTAACCTTCGGGAGCTCTGGCGTCTGTATCCAATGAAGGCATTGTAAACACACCCGCTGTCGCGTAGGTTGGCCCACAGGTTGCCGCATCAAAGTCGTTGCTCGCAAATATTGACGCCCTACGGTTGAAAGTTCCCCGACAAGAATTAAAGGTGTTCGCCTAAGACGTTGCGCTGTTATACTTGCTTGCGAGCACGCTACAATGACGTCAAAAGCCACTCTTCCTAAATTTCTAACAATAGCTTAAACTGGAAACTATGCACACCGCTTTCTATAACACCGCATGGTCTTGGGGATCATGTAACAGAACATTCCCTGGTGTGGCTCCTAGCTCTTGTGTGAAAACCTATTGCCCCCAAACTCTTTATGTGAGTGCTCGCCTCCTTTTCAAGCAAGTTTCAGATCTCCGTCTCTGCTTTGCATAGCTAATGACACGagttcttctctctctctttctctctatgATCAATCGATCAGAGTTTCTCAGTTAAGAGGAGGCCATTAACTATgacctccctccctccctccctccctctcgCCGTTGTTTGGAAGTTTTCAACCGAGGTGGCCTTTGTCAAACGCTTTTCACGGCGAGGCAGCTGTTACAGGTGGCATTAAAGGCTTAAATTCCACCTTTTGCAGTAAGTGATGGTCTGGGCGCATCCGGGCGTTAGTTGTGACACGAACAAGGGCAAATTTTGTGTGGCTGTTGTGTGATAACAACTTATAAGCAAATTGGATCATAGTACGGACGTTAATCACAATAATGCAATAATTTACCACCTGAGTACTGTGGGAATGTGGATTGTCTCTATAGCAACACCTTAACTCCCTCGTCACAAGCGGAGTTCTTGCGTGCTGCAACGACTCGTAAGAGTAACAGATCGCACGTTAGCGCATCACATGCCATTCcggtcttgttttttttttaattccgtgttagagccacgaagcaactgtggctatgagcggtgttgAGATTTgggcaggtggagagaggacagcaggaaggagtgggagacagtgggttagtatgcgttctggaTAGACTTCTATATCACTGTTAAATTCtaaacaccctttagggtgtaattggGCGGTACCAGAACTAACGCACGTTAGGGTGTATACTAACACCTCCAAGAAACAGTATAGGagacagacttgtgcccgttacaaaaaaataggaactaaataccgttacccgttacttcaggaaaaagtaactaaatacgttactcgttaccaacatacaaaagtaacgagctctcgttactcacagattactagttacttttacgttaccgccgcatagttaaaggagccaacaaacatgccctCACTTGCCTTCACCTCgttattaatgagaaattgcacttcacaagaagctgatactcgaaatttacataagtgatcttcgttctctttcgtgcgaagacatctgctgccgaagtgggggtgatcggaggttatgaaaacacaagaaaatacaccggttttcgtgccaccgatcaccaaaggttcccaaaaacagacgaggggctgcacCATAATTTaaggcgctcagaagcttagcaaagacaagaaaatgcTAGAAGTCGAAaggcgttttttgtagccatatagcacaattggtgcccattcttgggatggagtgatggtcggagattgcggaaacaagagaaaagacaagggccttcgtttgagacgattcagcacgtcaacaacacatccaatgAGGGACTGCaatgagtcacacgtggtcgtgggtcacgcaggtccacgcattgcgccacacggagtgccaaaatgtgctcccccgcgctgaagaaaaggaacgaataacgtcagtaacgagttaccaatttttgtaactgattccgttactattactattttttaaaaagtaactgaatcgttacttcgttaccaaaaaaagtaaccgttaccaagtaacgagttacttgtaacaagttaggcacaactctgataGGAGAACTGTACGTCTGAAAAGTcttccggaaaacccagggaaaatctaGGACAGAGCAGCCAGTGGTATAAGATTCGAGCTCACCACTTCCCAACCTCCATCACGAACCCCCAACGAGTGGCGGATTTCAAGCACGAAGCGAGACAGTTCCAAGTGTGGTGGAATAAACCTGTGGACGTGGCAAGCCCTGTTCTCTTCGCCTGGATGGCACGGGTGGATCGGGCCCGAAAGCCAGTGGGACACGTGGCTTACTAAATGGGTACAATGTCTGTACTCAGATCTACACAACTTATTCGGGTCGCTGACGTTACAAACCGAGTGATGTTGCGCCGATCAGCGAAACAAAAGCACACTTTCCTCTAAGCCATACGCGACATAATGACAGCAAGCAGGGAACGTGAAAGCCGCCTATCGTCGCATGGCTTAACGCAAAGCTCCTATCACCCTCCCTACGGCAGCGTACTTTGTTGCATCTTGCTCCCTTGGACGCCACAATGACATCGTCCATCTTAGTTCCCCATTGCAGTGACCTCCATAGGAAACCCGTATATCTCCTTCGTTTTCATTCCCCACGCGGCTATCTTTCATCTTCTAAGACCGAGCTTTCTATCTTGGTGTTTACCGCGAGCTATGTCGACATTATACGGCCCCGCTCTTTTTTTCTGCATCGAGGCACGGACCATGAAACAAACATATCTCCACCCGGCTAACGCTGGTCCCTTATGTTACGGGCTCTCCTCTCGGTTTCTTTGCTGACAGTGTTAGATATTTCTACCTCATTGTTTCGTCATTTATTTACGCGCTCTGCCCCACTTCGGGAACGATTTGTCCTGTCCTCTACAGTAACCACGAGACGGTGGCGCGGTTCGAGAGTGATATACCATGAATGAATTGATGCAATAAAAGATAGTGTACGAGGTTGAGATTTTGTATGCTTCATTTTACGTATACCCTGTTTCTATCCTTCCTTATTTATGAGTACTACTTTTTTTATATTGTGCAAAGTCAGATCGCCTTAATGCATAGCAGTTGAGCACCACCGGTGACTCCACAAGAGCAaaataggaaaaaaaaggaTATATCTCTAAGAATCGGACCATTCATAGTAATTGGACTAGAACTGGCGGTAGCTTCATATGGCCAATGTTGGCCGTACACCTTGTGCCACGTGGTCACTGTCACGtggttgtgtttttttttgattgggtgttagcgccgcgaagcaactgtggctatgagcgacgtacagatgtggacagacggagagaggatagcaggaaggagtgggggacaggggggttagtatgcgtcctgggccgacttcagggggaactgtgccgacattcgtctggaaagtcttcggaaaacccagggaaaacctcagacagcacagccggcggtaggattcgaacccaccacctcccagtcttctgcacgaccttggttaccaccaacgagcggacgccttagcccactcggccatgccgctggtcacgTGGTTGTGTAAAGCTACTGGTGGCTAGCCTAGGCTGTGGTTGATCCTATACAGCTAACGTTTAAAAATGACGACATCACAAATGTGTGAGACGTCGTacactcaaagaaaaaaaaaagaatagtaAAAACGTAGAGTAGTAGTAAACGTAAGAGTAGAGTAGAAAAAAATAAGCGTaagagtagtagtagtaatagaGTAGTAGGACTATAGATACAGTGAGACGGTCTTTAGTCCCTTTCggaagtaaacaaatgaaaagtTAAGGGAAGTTTAGGGACTGTTCGAAGTGATggagagtaaatttcagggGCATGGGACTAAAATGGGAAGAAAGTGCGATCTAAGAGACTATAGAAGCTGTGATTACTCCCTAGTTTACTTCTCCTCTTTTAAGTAAATATAACGAAATACAAAACGCCGTGAAATCCACGAAGAAGGTAGTCAGAATAAAATTCAAATGGTTAGGAGCATACGACATACGACACAATGTGCCTTTTCCAGCTCAGTGGCATTACCGCCTGAGATAAGTTGACTCTcacagatgctgtcactgcggtcaCCTGGAAGAATGTCTAGGACAcatccttcttcattgcccgcATTATCAACCTTTCCGAACCACACTTTCCGCGTCTCTTAATTCGCGTCGCTGGATTCTCGACCCCTCGctttgtcaaaattgcttggcccatCAGGTGCCAAATCCAGCCccccaacgctctgccctcaaagcacttctgacattcggtcctcactgtgaggtgaCTGTgacatttcaccacattaccgccagcaatggggggTTAGAATGTCGCCCCTGGCAAccaaactccccaatcataatcacaaaataaagtttttgtttgtttttgttaaagtttgctttgttgtttgttttaaCGACGAGCTTTGGTGCAGAATCGGCACTTCATCAGGTGCCGATGAAGTGTCTTCACCTGTTGAAGCTCCTAGACTGCTTGTTAGGACTgcctgtttgtttttttgttctttttctttgttttcttagagtgtagaacgCACGCAGCAAACAAACTAAGAGTTTCATAGCTTGAGAGGACACGTTACTCTAACCTGGCCTATGACCTACGGAGATTTCACAAACAAATGGTATAATGACGTGCGATTTAAAGTAGAGCCCTTTATATCTATTCAATGTGGCAGAGATATCTGACACTGTTCTGGACGTTAACGCGCTAGCTATTCCTGGGAACACTTGATAGTGTCAACTGCGAAAAGTGCCGGAAGACTAACGAGAACTAAAATACGCACcaataaaaaagaagagagagagagagacacgtACACGTACAGTACTTGTCCCAGTTCTAAATTTTATACGCCCCGTTTTTTCTCAATCGtgatgtaccaacttgcccacaCTATTGCCTTTACACGCGCGTTAACAATTCCTATACGCTCCGCCACGCGCATTAAAAAGTTAACGCAATTAAGCGGTACGCATTTTAACAACATGTACGAACATCTAAAACACGACATTTGCCGAAAAGTCAGCGGGTGCCGCAGGCGGGCTTCGAACCCGCACCTCCGTGGTTCCCGCCACGGGCACTCGCGCACGTTTCGTCAAACGCATAGAAATCATAAATAGAAAGGCTaaaagaaaagctgggagagagagtgatggggGAGAACAAAGGGGTTGTACCGAGGcaagaccctctcccaatgtccaagtccgGTAGGCGCTACGATCGATATTTTGGATTGGGCCGGATTCcgccacagcctttccacggTATCCAAGTCGCTTCCGCTCTGCTCCgcgtgccatgccgtgtgcgaagtgtgtttgttttgtctgccgtCACCTGTGCGcttggggggggatatgtttattaagaaaaaaagaaaggaaaggttagccaggcaaagagccggcttgctattccggaaaaaagaaaagggggaaggggaaaacgaaaaagaaaaggaaggagaaagcgCTTGGATTCTCTAGGGAACGAGTGCTGCAACATGAAACAACAGCGCAGGGGACTCGTAGGTGccaccgttcgtaacacgctagggctaccgtatcgatcatggcggctcacaTGTTGAGATGCTCCTCTTCGCTGGcatggtttctagttattatgagagttctatggTCAAATGTCGTCATCGCTTAGGtgttgctgagctcaagatcgcggttACAATCCTAGCCGAGGGGAGGTAAAcactgcttccagcaccgtgtgtcggatgTTTCCGGCGTACGTCGAAAGAACCccggtggtcgaaattatccgcagtcctgcgGATGCCCTGCGACATGTGCAGCATGGAGCCACACAATTATGGACAGACTCACCTTACATGTAAATACACTCTCAATTATGAATTATTATACAATTTCACAGATCATGAGAGTTTCTTAAGCAAGGCACTTTATATATATTCGACGAGCTCGCGTGGAGCAGTGGTTAGGATgttcgctttccacgccgagactgggaggtgacacgggttcgaatcctaccacctgctgtgctgtctgaggtcttccctggGCTTCCGCGGtagtctttccagacgaatgtcggcacagttccccttgaagccggcccaggatgcatactagccccactgtcccccactccttcctgctgtcctctctccatctgttcacgtctgtacgccgctcatagccacagttgcttcgcggcgctaacacggaattttaagAAAATGAACTTTATATCGATGATGATGAAGACTAGGGTGTTCCGTCGTGACAAGCGGTGtcgtggcttccgaagtaccgtatcTATTCCCCACCCTATCaacagataagattctgagACATGTACGATGCAATTGATTCCGGTAGCTGCGATAGCTTTGCCATGACGTTATCTAAGTATGGCCTCCGGAGCGCGCTTCTTTTTACTAAACGGGACATCTCGTTTTGCGGAGTGTGACGCTCCCGCACTCCTACACACATGTCGGAGAGCTCCTCGCGCTCTCCACCCTCCTCTCCGGTTGGACCCACCTGCACCTTAATTAATCTTTTTTCACGCTGCAGACAGCCCGATCGGAGGACGGCTCTTCCGGAAAAGAACATTCAGTGACACCCTGAGGTGTAGAGGTGCTTTGCACACGCAAAGTGCGCACATCACGTGCACACACAATATTCGTTTGACTTAAAACCCCCCTCAGCAGAAGCTCCGTAGCGAGAGCGCGCTCTgcagagccgctacttaacgcgtcCTATCACTCTCTATTATCACGagcctccccaagcagcacaacatccaatattggacccatattgggcGGGCCAATATTCAGCCAATATTGAGCCAAGATGTGCTGCTTTCGTCAGAGTGAGGATTGTGTTTCTAATTTCATCGTTTCATCCTACCCGTTACCACAGAGCTGTCTTTTTAGCAGAGCACACCAGTTACGCGGTgaagcctttcctcctttttttctttgttctaataagtATATCCCCTCCCCCATCCCccacaaaaacgaaaaataGACCGCCGCCGTTTTACGGGTGGCCTCGCACTTTAGACGCAGAGGAACTTCGAAATAAATCCGATGTGCATTCTCCTCACGTAGAGTCGGCAAAAGGATGGTTATGACCTCATGCGTCACGTTTACAAAGAAATGACGAGGACGTTTACACAAATGTCGTAGGTCATTTCCCGCTCCAGTAACCGTTGCGTGAATTTGCTCGAGAGGAAGCGTGTGCGCAGGATGCGTTCAGTGCTGCCATATGGTTGGTTCATTGTTCAGAATGAACGCCATTTGGCTAAAGCAAGAGGCCCAAAGAGACACCGACGGCGGGCTCGAATCTGGAGAAaagatatttcaaacagagctGCCAACACAGCAGAGAATCGGAAATAAAATGTCAGTTAAAGGTATTCAAAAAAGAATACATCGGAAGCCCTCTGAGATGCGCGCTCCAGCAGTCCCACcccatgctttctttttttttcttttttttatggaaTAGCCACCTGAAATGCCGACCTTGGTCCCCTCTTCTGGTTCCTCTCTTGGTCTCCTCTTGGTCTCGCTCTAATAAAATATTCccctcacctttttttttacgaaatcGAGCAGCTTTCCAATATTTCCACAAATGCCCTTTACTTACAGCCATACGCGCACTCATTATTTTCAGGCGACTACATAGGGGTGAAAGGGCCAAGAGAATGAGAAAAAGGGTCAAACACAAGATTGAATATGCCGTCACAGACTATGTAAATAGGGGCACGCCTAATTGCTCCTTTTGTATGTCTACCTTACGTGTAAACCTACTCCCAATTTgagttttgtttttctttcttttttttcggagGGGGGATTCTCTTTGTTCACGCAACAAGGttctcctttctttctctttccttctaCGTCACCGGTAAATATTTAAAGGAAAAGTGCGATGTGCAAGCTGGCACGCGAAGAAAGCGCGATGTGCAGATTTCTGCTGACAAATATGGCTTGTTCATCGTCACCTCATTACAACTGCTTCGGGTagcatacagggtgtgtgcgtgttgcttttttttttagtccttagatttttttataaaaatgctatgagagcagcatagagttgtttttgcagttgagttctacggcctgGCGGACATGccctggaagagagtatgtaactacaagatgactaatatCCTGAAATTCGTTAATTACCTCTTTAATTACGCAATTTCGGGCAAAACCGAGATAACAGAACGGgggacaatcctcgttgaaatccatccatttcggtatgcaaacGAGCCGATATCGAAGAAGCGTGCCTGAGGAGCGCATCACTTTCGCCGATGGAGGCTAAtttgggccggaaagcggtttttctggccagctgagcggcacctgctccaatcatctccatcgctccaaaccacgtggccctctgacgcgCAATGAGCGCAGCACTCCTTGAGTTCCCGCCGTCgcctcagtttcggtttcggctcatttgcatatcaaaattctaGGATGGATATTTTATCACAGAtgtgtgtttcaggatttgttaaatgTGAAATGGCTTGGAACTAGGATAATCTCTCAATTTGTTATcccacttttgcccgaaatcccctaattacaatgattaattaatgaattttaggtaattagtcatcttgtagttgcacactttcttcgagaggatgtccgcatggccgtagaactcaactgcaaaaacgacttctatgctgctctcatatcTTTTTTATAATACTCTCTAAAGGCTAAAAAACAACCTGTATAAGAAGCGTGTTACCTAAAGCGGTCCTAAGCGCTCGTGTTACCTAACCCATGGCATGTTACCTAAAGCACTCCAACAATAGCTAGTACGAATTCTAACCATGACGTGGCTCTTAGAGGAACAGTCTTGAGCTGTCGACTGATTTTGAGATTACAGTTGTATTGCGCTGTAACTGACGTATAAATACCATATGCAAAATTGCATCCAGCAGagccaaaagaagaaaaacgaaacgtATTTTATTCACGTCTGGTTTCAGTTTCACAATGACGTATGCAAGGGTCTGTGACCGAGATACAGGTGATTAACGACTGATATGAGATAAAGCGTAATCAGCAAGATTTAGATAGAATCGGTGGCTCGATTGCTTGGTACAACATAGACTGGAAGCGATTAATACGGCTGTCACAGCAGCCAAAATCTTGGTTATTAAATTAAATTATAAATAATTGGATGCATCATAAGAAAGCATGTGGGAGCGTTTTTTTTTAGGGAGGGGGGCTTCGACCTTAGCTTTAAGTGATACGCGCCCAGTTCATGCCCGCACCGATGCTCGATAGTGCACCCTTGAAGATTGCGCGTTTTGTCGCACATCATCATCGAGTTGCTGTGCATGCTTCGATCCtgattgtgaaggggctcattatttcattccccgcattaTCATCtttaatggggtagagtatcgcccctggcgatgaaactccccattcaccatctcacaataaagttgttgttgctgcacaTTCAGTTTTAATGATGTGCGCCAGTGTATTCCATTCGAGTTTCGAATATATCTATGCTCTTTTCCGGACTTTTATCATATATTTACCTTCTCTATTCAGTgcgcatttcttttttttttctctctctctcttttttttgcgaTTAGAATATTTCTCTGTACTCTTCCACTTTTCACAAGCCTTTCCCAAATCAGTCGTTTTCGGAAATAGCACTATTCACGCAGCGCtatcttaaaggggcactaaagtgcaaatatttatcctcgtggaatgaaatatggcgttaccttgacactAACACAAAAGCAACGGGAGTCATCCGCTGCATCCTTCgggatttatgatcgataggaaaaaaaaacttacgtcttttactctctctctctcattctcAAGAATGTCTGCAATACGGAGGGGGCCCCCCATtcgtctcctcaaacgatttgtccaatcatcgcgggagatcgtttcaGGAGACCACTCCGGGgacctctccgcattgtcgggtATCTTGAGAAGGAGACGGaaagggaaagcgtaaattgcggtttccttcgctcataaatcacgaaccaCGCAACGGCTGAATTTccattccttttgtgttggggTAAAGGTAACGCCAGTAGTATAGAGCCGTTacgcacaacgacatcctttttctaatccagttctaggaatttctaatccaccacccatttctaatccaggtcaagccaggtctaatccaggctccaccacttcatggtgatccatccaatttctatgtgattggctacccttcattgccacatttgctcactcgctcatagacaccaaaattatctattctattcaattctaagttggTTCATAGGCtttcaaatcgctcttttttctaatccatttcaaggaatttctaatccaccagccaattctaatccaggtcaagccacttctaagtcctctggttggttggtcacagctccaccccttcatccatctaatttctatgtgattggctaccattaattgccacaagatctgctcactcgctcgtagacaccaaaatgatctattctattcaattctaagtcataggcttccaaatcgctcacctgtctattggtccgggggtggtcacttccattcatttctaaagcCTAGTGAttgtcctattggctgcctctcatacatgctcgatagactcatttgtcatttccactctctagttactcggcCACAGTCTTTCAAccgcatattgcttcataatttcaaccgcAGCATAGACAACCACTCATTgatcaattccattcatttctgggccagctcacaagcccccccccccaaattgcaTATTGGCTTGGGACGCTTTCTAGTTAATCCAGGACAACACTTCGGAACAGTAAggacatagaaaaacacgggaaatagttttcaacatttattagacacatcatggcattctcagagagattgtagttctctctggggcacttccagcacactggacatttccattaacatccatggcgtttttcgcataagtaccatgtggatcacccaggcgttcgtccttctccatccacggctcagtcccagaccacacgcgagaacagcatgtcacagaagtatcagttctcttcccgcacatcttctggagcgaaaaaagaatgttatgagcttcactatttgcatcatccatttaaacttaccatattcacagcttccgtaagggtaggattcgatgtcattgcagaggtatcgcttgtcgtcatatgccatcagacttcttttgacatttctgatggtgtacatgcactgtttctttccaactattgacacttgctcattcgatacgctcgtgtgattgaacaaggtatcgtggtatgtctcatggaggaggtgcttgcgtacaatatttgtctttacccctttagctcttgcaatttgcttttctccagctagtttgatagagtacattttagctttcaagcatattacttcttcgataggtacactaccagtttcgcttttgaatgccccaagtcttccacgattcttttcactgtacagtggatgatcccgatcaaaggaagacaaatctaagtggtcgtcggcgatcgctcgtaactgatcttcgtagtccttgcagaataggccgaggatcaaagaatccgtgtcaaagtagcaggtaatcaccggacaagtgagcttgctcagcagagtttcgtagtagaatgagtacatggttaatttactgagttctaaaatcgtaaacccaatctggagcgggaaatcgcatcgcacttgtcttttgcgcatttcgtacatgacacaatctggggacaaaatttccatccgcacgcattctgcccgactcccgaggcgactcgccgtctcctcatcgaaggctactcgaatatcacgcatgttaaatttatttaaaagcgttctcccgaataccgcattatttgagagtttatagaaatttttttcgaacgttgtgctcgaggcaacgcgcctggcaacattgtcctcgatgtagggacgcaggaatggtgcctggcgaaattttaggattcggtgaatttttgtcaccctcatgcccaatctacaatagagtgcgagcaacgcgtaatgaacgacgtactcgaccttgtcgttgcacgtgagcaacagctttttgctgttagcaggctgatacattaattcttcgagaagccctcgctggaatggcgagagccattccttcgagacgactgccttctcgggagccagtgGGAAGTATcgcgttagagcgtggatagattttggatactccaagtcacatacgtacacataccccacctccgaatccgtggggtgatgcataaaatccacggagctaaaatcctcgacccattcgaaatcaccggcagggaggtgctttatcatactaaa
This portion of the Ornithodoros turicata isolate Travis chromosome 3, ASM3712646v1, whole genome shotgun sequence genome encodes:
- the LOC135387477 gene encoding uncharacterized protein LOC135387477 isoform X2; this encodes MQQYNYVVALDTESVLAPSGVGMQRHITSSFCAVLVHTHDSKVMRIRTHHGEDAAKQCVKALMEMRDEMIALNACPAAMVLSDEQQAKHRAATHCAYCKREFAEDLPRVRHHDHSKHCTAGETNYIATLCNPCNVACTTREKLPIMVHNLSYDLAGLLREFHVLGWKRPPFIVASSMEKIRSFEIGTFLFRDTMQYLNSSLGDLVETVKSMGGAESFQCLKQVFGDDYKILLRKGVFPYSYLSSFAVYDELSLPEKSAFRNDLTGEDVSDEDYQYAVHVFEHFGCSSLRDYNTLYLKTDALLHADIMQHFRRLCYSARGLELLHCVSLASYSWQCALNYTNAKLELITDEEMYRTIESGVRGGLCQASRRHLRANNPLCSGYDPDQEEVYISYIDCNNLYGFSMIKHLPAGDFEWVEDFSSVDFMHHPTDSEVGYVYVCDLEYPKSIHALTRYFPLAPEKAVVSKEWLSPFQRGLLEELMYQPANSKKLLLTCNDKVEYVVHYALLALYCRLGMRVTKIHRILKFRQAPFLRPYIEDNVARRVASSTTFEKNFYKLSNNAVFGRTLLNKFNMRDIRVAFDEETASRLGSRAECVRMEILSPDCVMYEMRKRQVRCDFPLQIGFTILELSKLTMYSFYYETLLSKLTCPVITCYFDTDSLILGLFCKDYEDQLRAIADDHLDLSSFDRDHPLYSEKNRGRLGAFKSETGSVPIEEVICLKAKMYSIKLAGEKQIARAKGVKTNIVRKHLLHETYHDTLFNHTSVSNEQVSIVGKKQCMYTIRNVKRSLMAYDDKRYLCNDIESYPYGSCEYDVREEN
- the LOC135387477 gene encoding uncharacterized protein LOC135387477 isoform X1, whose translation is MQQYNYVVALDTESVLAPSGVGMQRHITSSFCAVLVHTHDSKVMRIRTHHGEDAAKQCVKALMEMRDEMIALNACPAAMVLSDEQQAKHRAATHCAYCKREFAEDLPRVRHHDHSKHCTAGETNYIATLCNPCNVACTTREKLPIMVHNLSYDLAGLLREFHVLGWKRPPFIVASSMEKIRSFEIGTFLFRDTMQYLNSSLGDLVETVKSMGGAESFQCLKQVFGDDYKILLRKGVFPYSYLSSFAVYDELSLPEKSAFRNDLTGEDVSDEDYQYAVHVFEHFGCSSLRDYNTLYLKTDALLHADIMQHFRRLCYSARGLELLHCVSLASYSWQCALNYTNAKLELITDEEMYRTIESGVRGGLCQASRRHLRANNPLCSGYDPDQEEVYISYIDCNNLYGFSMIKHLPAGDFEWVEDFSSVDFMHHPTDSEVGYVYVCDLEYPKSIHALTRYFPLAPEKAVVSKEWLSPFQRGLLEELMYQPANSKKLLLTCNDKVEYVVHYALLALYCRLGMRVTKIHRILKFRQAPFLRPYIEDNVARRVASSTTFEKNFYKLSNNAVFGRTLLNKFNMRDIRVAFDEETASRLGSRAECVRMEILSPDCVMYEMRKRQVRCDFPLQIGFTILELSKLTMYSFYYETLLSKLTCPVITCYFDTDSLILGLFCKDYEDQLRAIADDHLDLSSFDRDHPLYSEKNRGRLGAFKSETGSVPIEEVICLKAKMYSIKLAGEKQIARAKGVKTNIVRKHLLHETYHDTLFNHTSVSNEQVSIVGKKQCMYTIRNVKRSLMAYDDKRYLCNDIESYPYGSCEYEDVREEN